The Sesamum indicum cultivar Zhongzhi No. 13 linkage group LG6, S_indicum_v1.0, whole genome shotgun sequence genomic interval GTAACCCCGTTGGCCATTGTATCAGtttctttgttaattttgTGAGTGGTGTGTGAGAGTACACGACGAGGGTGCCAATACGAAGGACCAATTGTTATTTCATATCACAATCTTTGGTTAGGTAAGCACAAAGAGTGGAAGACACACTCACCTGCTACATTTGTTTAATCTCTTGCATTTTCCagtaaataaaagtaatatgaTCAAAACAGGAAGTTAAGAATTTCAACCAAGAAAAAATCGGTTTGCACAAAAGATCACAACGGAAGAGCAAGAAtttcaacaagaaaaatatttgtacagATTTCTCAATAGTTAAAAAGCCAAAATGCAGTTAATATTTAGGCCGAGTGCCCAGATAACATCAACTGATGAAGGAGAAAAACAACGGTTCCTTTGAATACCATTGGTCGCGAGATATAACTAATTCCAAATTGACTTTCAAGTCAATGACAAAATGAAGACAAAACTAAGTTTGCCCCCGAAGATAATACTACAGAAACATACACTATTTCCCAATTGGCCCATATACTCCACTGAATCATTCATGAAATACAGCATGAATGTGTTCAATGGATCATTCATAACCGAGATTCAAACTTCAATTTAGAAAGACCCTTCATTTGCATATAAAAGGACTGGCAACAAGAGCAAGTTAAGCTCCCAAGAAATTACGGAAAGCCCATTTACCTGTTGGCCCTCACCACAATTTACAGAGAGCCCACTTTCCTAATCGCACTCATCGATCAATCCACATATCTCATTGGTGTGTGGGTGCGTTCTTGGAGTGATGGGAGTGGAGTGTCAAGTGTAGAGAGTGAAGGTGGGTTTAACTTAAGGTGGAGATTCTTCTGCTTGCGGGAAATGGGATGCGCTGAAATAACTTCCAAAGGAAGTTTCTTGTTTccgattttttcttttcttttctttgtacTAATTCGTTGGTTGGGGTGGAGACATGGAAATGGTGGGGCATGAGTTCACGCGGGAACCCTCTTCTTTTGCCCTTTCTCACCATACCCTACCAATTCCAATTATTAATAACTAGCCGTTTTGACACGTCAttcatgtgtatatataataaatatttttttatattttaaaatatattatatataaaaataaaatatataaattgatatatcatatttaaaaaaataaataaaatatgaatactATTGATACAAAAATTTGGCTTGTTTGTGAGTGAtaaaagagttttttttttatatactaactGTCATGACACACGTTGTCCCtgtgtacatataataaaaatattttacatttttaaaatatattatgaataaaaaaaatagaaatagaagTCCCTTTTCTAATTGTCAACAAAAGCAAGGGTAAAAGAAATTAGGAGTCCCTACCTTTAGCATTACCAAACCATGCTATTGTACAAAAGGCGCCTATGATCATTGGTGAATTAAAGTTGAATGAAGCATAAGGATGCATATGGACATGGACATGGTGTCCCCTCCTAATCTCCATCAACTATTAAGTCCTATACCACAAGTCATCATCatttcaacataaaaaaatatattcactATCATTatgaatattgatttttaagacgatcaaaaaaaatatgtaattttttaattttatattcattttcttgcaaGGGAATCGAATAAATGCACAATAACAATGATATTCCATGTTATCACTGTGTCAACACATACACAATAACAATGATATTCCATGAGATTCAGactttttttctcaattttattttaaaaaaaatgggtaTCCTGTTGAGATGTGTTTTTGGAGGTTTTGAGTTAGTTGTAAATGGATAAATTGatgtgtatataaatatagaggCAAATTAAGAATTGAGAGGAGATGAGGGGTGGAATCCTAAAACTTGAGAAAGCAACAACGGCAAAACGACCTTCAGTCCAGGCTCCAACGCTTAAACCAATGcgaataattcatatattctttttctttcttagatATTACCGTATTCCCTCGCTCTTCTACTTCAATATTCTAATTAACCCCCACTGATCCCGCGTACGACCCCCAATATTTACTCTCTTTGCAATCACTGCTCGAcccttctcttctttctcctccaatttgtcatatttttgttaatttctggcgaaaaaaaatgaagttttggaAGATACTAAGCAGACTTCTTGATGAGATGTTTCCGGATTGGCAAGACAAGTTTATATCGTACAAACATCTGAAAAAACAGCTGAATTTGATTCTTCCGTTGTCGGAATCATCTGAAAACCTTGTAAATGACGGTAATAACAAGCCAAATAAAAGGGAGAGAGGGAGTGATGATGAAGCGGGAAGCGGAGATAAAGGGAAGGAGGTGATGGTGAGGGCCATGGACGACTTTGTTAAGCTTTTGAAAGTGGAGATCAACAAGTTCAATGGTTTCTTCATGGATCAAGAGGAAGACTACATTATTAGACTAAAAGTACCATCTTTTGCCTATTTtcctgtttttatttttctgggagcaattttaaatgatttatcTTGgctacttcattttttttctcttagaTGTCTGTTTATGGTGTTCAAGTATAGATAGTTTCATTTACCTCCGTTTCCACGATCTAATaggtgaaaatgaaaattatgtgTGCCCTTCTTGCAAAACTCTGCATATCAAGTCATGAACCGATTGACAGTAGATGGTAGAATTTTATGCGGCTGGAGTTTTACGTTTAAAGTAATATCATTTGATCACTGAACATGTAGATTGTTAATTTAAGACTGCTTCCGCTGTAACTTGGCATGCCACTGTCAATCGCAAACTAATGTGTTTCATGCAGTCACCTGTTGGTTCATTCTGGAGTTATTACATAGAAAAGTGAAGTATtgtcccaaattcaatctattcTCAGATTCTAATGAATTTCCATTGAatcttcctcttttttctctgTAACCTTGATTCACTTCTTGGTTTTTGGTCAGCATAGTTTCTCAAAGAAGAAGTAGCTGAGGCTAAGGATTCAAGAGAAGAACTTATGGAAGTAGGAAGAAAGTTGGTGGATTTTCATGGCGAGATGATTTTGTTGCAAAACTACAGCCTTCTTAACTACATAGGTTGTTTACTCCGTATCTGATTTTTCTTGCAGATACTTGAAATATCCTTTGCAGAACAGTTTAAGATGTAATTCAGATATGTATCACCTCAAAACAGAACATGTTTGTGTCCCTTCCTTTGTAGATTTTGATATGCCAGGCTGTGTAGGATTTGCAATACTgtggatttatttttctagGCATCACTGACAAAGTTCAAAGCATTATTCTTGCTCTCTGTTTTTCCACATACATATGGAGTGCAGAAACGATGTCCGGAGTTGCTGTTCCCATTGTTTTTCTTGTCACTTGATATCTTCAAAATGTTTGAAAGTTGGGATTAATGGTTGCAGGACTACACAAAATTCTGAAGAAGTATGACAAGAGAAGTGGTGATCTAATTCGACTGCCGTTCATCCAAAAGGTCCTGCACGAGCCTTTTTTCAGGACTGAAGTAATAAAGAAACTAGTGAAGGAGTGTGAGATAATGATCTCATGCATCTTCTCAAGGAACACGCGGTTGGTCCCACCTAAAGACACTAACCTAAAGGAAGGTTGCCATGAGCAGGAGCAGCAGCCTGTGGCTGTGGAAAAGACGGAAAAACACCTTACAGTTCCGAAAGAACTTGAAGAAATAGAATGCATGGAAAACATGTACTTGAAGCTAAGCATATCAGCCTTACAAAGCCTGAAGCAAACCAGAAACGGCAGTTCAACAGCAAGCATGTTCGCTTTGGCACCAATGCCAGGTAGTGACTTGGATGAATCCCGGAAATGAAGTAATTATGCTGGCTGTGGAGCCCATGGTCAATATAGAATTATACGCTTTCTTGAGGATGCTATTTGAAGGATGTATACAGAACTTAAACGAAGCAAGTATGTTGAAGTCAAGAAAAGTTTTGTTTATCCTTCACCTGTGTAATTCTTGAATGCTATAGTAAAAAGCTATCTTTACAGTTAGCAAAAAATCATGGATTAACAGCAGGATCTCTCTAGATGATTCTGCTGCTTTAGCATACTGAAACTAGAGTAGTGGTTCGGTTTGTTGTTTTGTTATCTTGCGTCCGAGATACCAAAAACCGAATGGAGCATCAATTGGCGCCTGTAGCTCAGTGGATAGAGCGTCTGTTTCCTAAGCAGAAAGTCGTAGGTTCGACCCCTACCTGGCGCGGAGTCTTTTCGGTCCCtcaatttataatctatttttgaCTATTCTCATGTCTCCTGAATGCACGTCCAG includes:
- the LOC105164583 gene encoding SPX domain-containing protein 2, with the protein product MKFWKILSRLLDEMFPDWQDKFISYKHLKKQLNLILPLSESSENLVNDGNNKPNKRERGSDDEAGSGDKGKEVMVRAMDDFVKLLKVEINKFNGFFMDQEEDYIIRLKFLKEEVAEAKDSREELMEVGRKLVDFHGEMILLQNYSLLNYIGLHKILKKYDKRSGDLIRLPFIQKVLHEPFFRTEVIKKLVKECEIMISCIFSRNTRLVPPKDTNLKEGCHEQEQQPVAVEKTEKHLTVPKELEEIECMENMYLKLSISALQSLKQTRNGSSTASMFALAPMPGSDLDESRK